In Aequorivita sp. H23M31, a single window of DNA contains:
- the gmd gene encoding GDP-mannose 4,6-dehydratase, producing the protein MKVALITGITGQDGAYLAELLLEKGYMVHGIKRRASLFNTDRIDHLYQDPHQEDIRLKLHYGDLTDSMNLTRIIQETQPDEIYNLAAMSHVQVSFETPEYTANADGIGTLRILEAVRLLGLEKKTKIYQASTSELYGLVQAVPQSETTPFYPRSPYAVAKIYAYWITVNYREAYNMFACNGILFNHESPLRGETFVTRKITRAVSKIVLGLQDKFYMGNLDAKRDWGHAKDYVEAMWKILQQEEPEDYVIATGITTKVRDFIRMAFLETGIQLRFEGEGLEEMGYIDSIDEQFFESRTGVKAVDVGCVIGKDVVAVDPRYFRPTEVDLLIGDSSKAQKQLNWKPKYNLPELVQEMVLSDIAIFKKDLILLANGHKILNQAE; encoded by the coding sequence ATGAAAGTTGCATTAATTACGGGAATAACGGGTCAAGATGGCGCATATTTAGCGGAATTATTATTGGAAAAAGGCTATATGGTCCACGGAATAAAAAGAAGAGCCTCTCTTTTCAATACGGACAGAATTGATCATTTATATCAAGATCCGCATCAAGAGGACATTAGATTAAAACTTCACTATGGCGATTTGACAGACTCGATGAACCTTACCCGAATAATTCAGGAAACACAACCTGATGAGATTTATAATCTCGCAGCCATGAGCCACGTTCAGGTTAGCTTTGAAACGCCGGAATATACCGCCAATGCCGATGGAATCGGAACTCTTAGAATATTGGAGGCTGTTCGATTATTGGGCCTGGAAAAAAAGACCAAAATTTACCAAGCTTCTACCTCCGAACTATACGGGTTGGTACAGGCAGTTCCCCAGTCCGAAACTACACCTTTCTATCCACGTTCTCCCTATGCAGTTGCAAAAATTTATGCTTACTGGATCACAGTAAACTATAGAGAGGCTTATAATATGTTTGCCTGCAATGGAATATTATTTAATCACGAATCCCCTTTGAGAGGAGAAACCTTTGTAACCCGAAAAATTACCAGAGCAGTTTCCAAAATTGTTTTAGGACTGCAGGACAAATTTTATATGGGAAATTTGGATGCCAAAAGGGATTGGGGCCATGCCAAGGACTATGTGGAAGCTATGTGGAAAATCCTACAACAAGAGGAACCAGAGGATTATGTAATTGCAACTGGGATTACAACCAAGGTCAGGGATTTTATAAGGATGGCATTTCTCGAAACGGGAATCCAGTTGCGTTTTGAAGGTGAAGGGCTTGAAGAAATGGGATATATAGACTCCATCGATGAGCAGTTTTTCGAATCTCGAACGGGGGTTAAAGCTGTGGATGTTGGCTGTGTAATAGGAAAGGATGTGGTTGCTGTGGATCCACGCTACTTTAGGCCTACGGAGGTTGATTTGTTGATTGGCGATTCCTCAAAGGCGCAGAAACAATTAAACTGGAAGCCAAAATATAATCTTCCGGAATTGGTACAGGAAATGGTGCTTTCGGATATCGCAATTTTTAAGAAGGATCTCATCCTTCTTGCCAATGGTCATAAAATATTGAACCAAGCGGAATAA
- a CDS encoding ATP-binding protein yields MDKILITGIGGPTPRSIALRLRQLYPDAILIGTDINERAIGFHLDGLLDKKYLVPRADSENYWSIMKKIIADEQVDYAFIQPELEVLKWGEYFKEHNEYICPTFIPPVEYTKSLMDKANMAALLKDTDFIPITVEITPSAPNYEQVEAEIGYPCWIRAAVGSGGLGSLKIHSRHELEAWLFIHKNVEKFTVSEFLTGRHLANEMLYINGECIKNAGLHCVNYVMADIAPSKVTGNTSYGKFINEQELLDFCEEVMSVIADKLQVPPHAVYSFDLKEDDKGRLKVTEINIRHMAYTGVMAQVGFDLIEDSVKYIKGQTELIEKFNGYDHDYLFLRDVDIEPMVRKKPDLLRKIKNLG; encoded by the coding sequence ATGGATAAAATTTTAATAACAGGAATAGGTGGACCAACCCCCAGGTCAATAGCTTTAAGATTACGACAACTTTATCCGGATGCTATACTTATTGGCACCGACATCAATGAAAGAGCCATCGGCTTTCATTTGGATGGTCTTTTGGATAAGAAATATCTTGTTCCAAGGGCAGATAGCGAAAACTATTGGTCAATAATGAAAAAAATTATCGCCGATGAACAGGTAGACTACGCTTTTATCCAACCCGAACTTGAAGTGTTAAAGTGGGGAGAATATTTTAAGGAGCACAATGAATACATCTGCCCTACATTTATTCCACCGGTTGAGTACACCAAGAGCTTAATGGATAAGGCAAATATGGCAGCGCTTCTCAAGGATACCGATTTTATCCCAATCACTGTAGAAATAACCCCATCTGCACCCAATTATGAGCAAGTGGAAGCTGAAATAGGATATCCATGCTGGATAAGGGCGGCAGTTGGTTCTGGAGGCTTGGGTTCTTTAAAAATCCATAGCAGGCATGAACTGGAGGCTTGGCTTTTTATACATAAAAATGTTGAGAAATTCACCGTAAGTGAATTTTTAACGGGAAGACATTTGGCAAACGAGATGCTATATATAAACGGAGAATGTATTAAAAATGCCGGTTTGCACTGTGTTAATTATGTAATGGCCGATATCGCCCCATCGAAAGTGACAGGTAATACTTCTTACGGCAAGTTCATCAATGAACAGGAACTATTGGATTTTTGCGAAGAAGTAATGTCTGTTATTGCCGATAAGCTACAAGTGCCTCCACACGCGGTTTATAGTTTTGATTTAAAGGAAGATGATAAAGGAAGACTGAAAGTAACCGAAATCAATATTCGTCATATGGCGTATACAGGTGTGATGGCACAGGTAGGTTTTGATTTAATTGAAGATTCCGTAAAATATATTAAAGGTCAAACCGAACTTATTGAAAAGTTCAATGGCTATGATCATGATTATTTATTTTTACGGGATGTTGATATAGAGCCTATGGTTAGAAAAAAACCGGACCTTTTAAGAAAAATAAAAAACTTGGGCTGA
- a CDS encoding formyltransferase family protein has translation MIQNKINFAILSTNYGRSAIRVLKLWEEKKLPDNVNIEVVVYQNLPSGAAEYADNLGIKTVRVNKEDFKTREAFEQKLLDVMTENKIDYIFLLAFSYLIKHDLLKQYADRIINIHPSLLPAFKGHKAIQQAMEYGVAYSGITTHFIDMHMDKGKIIAQLPIRFFKNDTFEDIDKRYMENSDQILLETFNEIVNG, from the coding sequence ATGATTCAAAATAAAATAAACTTTGCTATCCTCTCCACTAACTATGGTAGGTCGGCCATACGTGTTTTAAAATTGTGGGAGGAAAAAAAATTGCCGGACAATGTGAATATCGAGGTGGTGGTATATCAAAATCTTCCTTCGGGTGCAGCCGAATATGCAGATAATTTGGGTATCAAAACCGTACGTGTAAATAAAGAAGACTTTAAAACCAGAGAAGCTTTTGAGCAAAAACTATTGGATGTAATGACTGAAAACAAAATAGATTACATCTTTTTACTGGCTTTTAGCTATCTTATAAAACACGATCTTTTGAAGCAATATGCGGATAGAATTATCAATATTCATCCTTCTCTCTTACCTGCCTTTAAAGGACATAAGGCTATTCAGCAAGCGATGGAATATGGGGTTGCCTATTCTGGTATTACCACTCATTTTATCGATATGCATATGGACAAAGGTAAAATTATAGCCCAACTACCCATTCGTTTTTTCAAGAACGACACTTTTGAGGATATCGATAAGAGGTATATGGAAAATTCTGATCAAATTCTTTTAGAAACATTTAATGAAATAGTAAATGGATAA
- a CDS encoding GDP-L-fucose synthase family protein, which produces MTKESKIYIAGHRGMVGSAIWRALEKSGYNNLLGKNSKDLDLRNQEAVNSFFEQENPEIVIDAAARVGGILANNDNPYTFLMQNLQIQNNLIDAAVNSEVQKFVFLGSSCIYPKMAPQPLKEEYLLTGPLEPTNEWYAIAKIAGVKACEAIQKQYGKKFISLMPTNLYGFHDNFDLETSHVLPAMIRKFHEAKLNNNAPVKLWGSGTPKREFLFVDDLADAVKFSLENDLKENLYNIGTGKDISILELAETIQEIVGHQGRIVWDSDKPDGTPRKLLDVSRMKEAGWESSVGLTMGIKNTYNWFREHQTEYRKVKI; this is translated from the coding sequence ATGACAAAAGAAAGTAAAATATATATAGCCGGACATCGCGGTATGGTGGGTTCGGCTATATGGCGTGCCTTGGAGAAAAGTGGATATAACAACCTGTTGGGAAAGAACAGTAAAGACCTGGATTTAAGAAATCAAGAAGCCGTGAATTCATTTTTTGAACAAGAAAATCCGGAGATCGTTATTGATGCCGCAGCTCGTGTGGGTGGTATTTTGGCAAATAATGATAACCCCTATACATTTTTGATGCAAAATCTGCAGATTCAAAATAATCTTATCGATGCTGCGGTAAATAGTGAGGTGCAAAAGTTTGTTTTCTTGGGAAGTTCATGTATCTATCCTAAAATGGCGCCACAACCCTTAAAGGAGGAGTACCTTCTTACTGGACCTTTGGAGCCCACCAACGAGTGGTACGCCATAGCCAAAATTGCCGGAGTAAAGGCTTGTGAAGCAATACAAAAGCAATATGGAAAAAAATTTATAAGTTTGATGCCGACAAATTTATATGGCTTTCATGATAATTTTGATCTGGAAACCTCTCATGTGCTACCAGCAATGATACGAAAATTTCACGAAGCAAAATTAAATAATAATGCTCCTGTAAAATTATGGGGATCGGGAACTCCCAAAAGAGAATTTCTTTTTGTCGATGATTTGGCAGATGCAGTTAAATTTTCTCTTGAAAATGATTTAAAAGAAAATCTTTATAATATCGGTACAGGGAAGGATATCTCCATATTGGAATTGGCTGAAACCATTCAAGAGATTGTAGGCCACCAAGGTCGAATCGTTTGGGATTCGGATAAACCGGATGGCACTCCCAGAAAGTTGCTCGATGTTTCGAGGATGAAAGAAGCCGGTTGGGAAAGCTCCGTTGGGTTAACAATGGGTATTAAAAATACCTATAATTGGTTTAGGGAACACCAAACAGAATATAGAAAAGTCAAAATTTAA
- a CDS encoding sugar transferase: MRKLYLLFIKPFLDFVVALLVLIIFSPIIILLIIILAWDFKGSPFFFQARNGKGGKSFNVIKFKTMNDKKDDQGNLLPNADRLTSLGRLVRKSSLDELPQLVNVIRGEMSFIGPRPLPVRYFPYFDEIEKKRFLVRPGITGLAQVAGRNQLFWDKRLKLDVQYAENASLLFDLQILLKTVYKVISAKENEVNAASKMIDFDKYKKSLVNDSK; this comes from the coding sequence ATGAGAAAACTTTATCTTCTATTTATAAAACCCTTTCTGGATTTTGTCGTTGCCCTTCTGGTTTTAATCATATTCTCTCCCATAATCATCCTCCTCATAATTATCCTGGCATGGGATTTTAAGGGAAGTCCTTTTTTCTTCCAAGCAAGAAATGGAAAAGGCGGCAAATCTTTCAACGTCATCAAGTTTAAAACTATGAATGATAAAAAGGATGACCAAGGCAATCTACTTCCCAACGCAGATCGTTTGACATCCTTGGGCCGATTGGTTCGAAAATCTTCTCTAGATGAGCTTCCACAGTTAGTAAATGTAATTAGGGGAGAAATGTCCTTTATAGGGCCCCGACCTCTGCCCGTGAGGTATTTTCCCTATTTTGACGAGATTGAAAAAAAGAGATTTCTCGTTAGGCCTGGCATTACCGGCTTGGCCCAGGTAGCTGGTCGAAACCAACTTTTCTGGGATAAACGGCTGAAATTGGATGTGCAATATGCTGAAAATGCGAGCTTGTTGTTCGATCTCCAAATTCTCCTTAAAACGGTGTACAAGGTGATTAGCGCCAAGGAAAATGAGGTAAATGCGGCTTCAAAAATGATTGATTTTGATAAATATAAAAAATCGTTGGTAAATGATTCAAAATAA
- a CDS encoding adenine nucleotide alpha hydrolase family protein translates to MTSMKKTCKKCLLPTDYLNIEIDDKGICQHCRNFSKTEFLGPEKLLELVQEPLKRNQSKKYDCVVGYSGGRDSTYLLWYVVKKLKLRPLAVFSDDLFIPEIVYENMENTCRILDVDLRTIKHDNLKKCLPHHLKAWIRRPVPESLAVINVGERIGYETLVEETAVKEGVHLIFGGRTPIQEEERYKSELIKLSKSPGRQGKMDWIMGYGKQVLLNPALVSNLFCLKLQYKEFTVNKWKQKLIEENDLTIVYPFYDYVHWVEDELEEILFNELNWKLPEGKINSSRFGCEADTLRQYLFYRTLGYNDTHVDLSYLIRDGQISKEEAKDKLEDSLDFGEGYIEYILNKAGVNGKQFIQVLDRKYPETA, encoded by the coding sequence ATGACTTCAATGAAAAAAACCTGTAAAAAGTGCCTACTCCCAACGGATTATCTTAACATAGAAATAGATGATAAAGGAATATGCCAGCATTGCCGCAATTTTTCAAAGACTGAATTCTTAGGGCCTGAAAAGTTGTTGGAATTGGTTCAGGAACCACTGAAACGCAATCAATCGAAAAAATATGATTGCGTAGTTGGTTATTCAGGTGGTAGAGATAGTACGTATTTATTATGGTATGTCGTGAAAAAACTTAAACTTCGTCCTCTAGCTGTATTTTCTGATGATTTGTTTATTCCAGAAATCGTTTATGAAAACATGGAGAATACCTGCCGTATCCTTGATGTTGATCTACGTACAATCAAACACGACAACTTGAAAAAATGCCTTCCGCATCACCTGAAAGCTTGGATTAGGCGTCCCGTTCCCGAATCATTAGCGGTAATTAATGTTGGCGAGCGTATTGGTTATGAAACCTTGGTGGAAGAAACTGCTGTTAAGGAAGGAGTCCATCTTATTTTTGGGGGCCGTACTCCCATTCAGGAGGAGGAAAGGTATAAAAGCGAACTTATCAAGCTATCCAAAAGTCCCGGTAGGCAAGGGAAGATGGATTGGATAATGGGCTATGGTAAACAAGTGCTTCTGAACCCTGCCTTGGTTTCCAATCTCTTTTGCCTAAAGTTGCAGTATAAAGAATTTACAGTAAATAAATGGAAACAAAAGCTAATCGAGGAAAATGACCTTACTATTGTTTATCCATTTTATGATTATGTTCACTGGGTGGAAGATGAACTTGAAGAGATTTTGTTCAATGAACTCAATTGGAAACTCCCAGAAGGAAAAATAAATTCCTCTCGATTTGGTTGTGAGGCCGATACCCTTCGGCAATACCTTTTCTACCGTACCCTGGGCTATAATGATACGCACGTAGATTTAAGTTACCTAATTAGGGATGGACAAATATCCAAGGAAGAGGCAAAAGATAAGCTGGAGGACAGCTTGGATTTTGGCGAAGGATATATCGAGTACATCCTGAATAAGGCGGGGGTAAATGGCAAACAGTTTATCCAGGTACTGGATAGGAAGTACCCCGAAACCGCTTAA
- a CDS encoding sulfotransferase family 2 domain-containing protein, with translation MVISKVHKYIYVAVDKTGTTSVEKFLMDSDETATKNGVEIDGKQYKFKGHSTALEIKAVLGKHYDDYTVIGFVRNPYSRVVSSYFFLKKGAKPWKNVDRDRPLIQKLQIKFTQIMPFKPWALIYPYRANRIYFVGEKGNLIVDKIGIFENLSEDLETILISCGLNFDFSKFPHTNKSVHKEESTYFKNKIFRNAMSLKLGKDLKFYNSIEEANNSN, from the coding sequence ATGGTTATTTCTAAAGTTCATAAATACATTTATGTGGCTGTTGACAAAACAGGCACAACTTCCGTCGAGAAATTTTTGATGGATAGCGACGAGACCGCCACTAAAAATGGCGTCGAAATAGACGGCAAGCAATATAAGTTTAAAGGGCATAGCACCGCATTGGAAATAAAGGCCGTGTTAGGAAAACACTATGACGATTATACTGTAATAGGTTTTGTGCGTAATCCATATTCTAGGGTGGTGTCAAGTTACTTTTTTTTAAAAAAAGGAGCAAAACCTTGGAAAAATGTTGACAGAGATAGGCCTCTGATTCAAAAACTTCAAATAAAATTCACCCAGATTATGCCCTTTAAACCTTGGGCCCTGATTTATCCCTATCGAGCTAATCGGATTTATTTTGTAGGGGAAAAGGGAAATCTGATTGTTGATAAGATTGGAATTTTCGAGAACCTCTCGGAGGATTTAGAAACCATTCTCATTTCTTGTGGCCTAAACTTCGATTTTTCAAAATTTCCACATACCAATAAATCTGTCCATAAAGAGGAATCGACATATTTTAAAAACAAAATATTTAGAAATGCAATGTCCTTAAAATTGGGAAAGGACTTGAAGTTCTATAATAGCATAGAAGAGGCCAACAATTCAAATTGA
- a CDS encoding glycosyltransferase, with amino-acid sequence MIKITCIIHSLSLGGMERVMALLINHFSTKENVEVSLILIGKTRQIDFQLNSGIKVYSPSFPFNSRQRTITTLKTIRFIRKTVKEIDPNTVLSFGEYWNNLVLMSLYNLNTPVFISDRSRPNKNLGEVQNFLRNKLYPNASGIIAQTERAREVAMKKGWNKNIQIIGNPIQEVEWQPESLKENIVLTVGRLIRKKHIDQLIRIFSDCDVPNWKLVIVGGNDERMNLIEEYRSLVKKMGLEHKIELVGTQKDVNRYYSNSKIFAFTSSSEGFPNVVGEAMSAGLPVIAYDCEAGPSDMIENGTEGYLIPLFDEGQFKEKLKILMLDKDKRIAMGENARQKIAKFAAEEIADKFYQFILNK; translated from the coding sequence ATGATTAAAATTACCTGTATTATCCACTCTCTCTCCCTCGGAGGGATGGAACGGGTAATGGCTCTTTTAATAAATCATTTTAGCACCAAAGAGAATGTGGAGGTTAGCCTTATTTTAATAGGCAAAACCCGTCAAATAGACTTTCAACTAAATAGTGGGATAAAAGTGTACAGTCCAAGTTTTCCCTTTAATTCGCGCCAAAGGACAATCACAACCCTGAAAACAATTCGTTTTATTAGAAAGACTGTTAAGGAGATCGATCCCAATACAGTTCTAAGTTTCGGTGAATATTGGAACAATTTGGTTCTAATGTCACTCTATAATCTCAACACGCCTGTCTTTATTTCAGACAGAAGTAGACCAAACAAAAACCTTGGAGAGGTACAGAATTTTTTAAGGAACAAACTATACCCTAACGCTTCGGGAATCATCGCTCAAACAGAGCGAGCAAGGGAGGTGGCCATGAAAAAAGGATGGAATAAAAACATACAAATCATAGGCAATCCCATTCAAGAAGTTGAATGGCAACCTGAGTCTCTTAAGGAAAATATTGTTTTGACAGTGGGAAGATTGATCAGGAAAAAACATATTGACCAGTTGATTAGAATTTTTTCTGACTGCGATGTTCCTAATTGGAAATTGGTTATAGTGGGTGGCAATGATGAAAGAATGAATCTTATTGAAGAATATCGGTCTCTTGTAAAAAAAATGGGATTGGAGCATAAAATTGAACTGGTAGGAACTCAAAAAGATGTAAACAGATATTATTCAAACAGTAAAATTTTTGCATTCACCTCCAGCTCCGAAGGGTTCCCAAATGTTGTTGGGGAAGCAATGTCGGCTGGCCTTCCAGTAATTGCGTATGACTGTGAAGCGGGACCATCAGATATGATTGAGAATGGGACGGAAGGCTATCTAATTCCCTTATTTGATGAAGGGCAATTTAAAGAGAAATTAAAAATCTTGATGCTGGATAAAGATAAAAGGATTGCGATGGGTGAAAATGCAAGACAAAAAATCGCTAAATTTGCCGCCGAAGAGATTGCAGATAAGTTTTATCAATTTATCTTGAACAAATAA
- a CDS encoding glycosyltransferase family 4 protein has product MKIVINTATQRFGGSVQVALSFIYECIHFPEHEYHVWAGPGIKKSLIESDFPSNFTFTYFDFGVISLSSTKKIHRILLAQEKEIKPDVIIATSGPSYFKSLSPQIIGFNLPLYIYPESPYLKELSLKKKLKLYLKKRLHYYFFKREAAAFVTQTDDVRERVKKAFKTNKVYTVTNTYSNFYKRKDVFPNLLPERKEGELRLLTVSSYYPHKNLEIIPEIIGHLKNKGFNNIRFVVTLKEEDFHKILGGASGITNVGPLNPEKCPSLYKECDFMFLPTLAECFSASYPEAMIMEKPIITTDLGFAKSICGEAALYYKAKDANAAADAILRLINERDLAETLVQKGLKQLHQFDSARTRAEKYLKICKEISEYDKRK; this is encoded by the coding sequence TTGAAAATAGTTATAAATACCGCTACTCAACGTTTCGGGGGGTCGGTTCAGGTTGCCCTTTCTTTTATTTATGAATGTATCCATTTTCCAGAACATGAATATCATGTTTGGGCAGGACCAGGTATAAAAAAGTCGCTTATAGAAAGTGACTTTCCGAGTAACTTTACATTTACCTATTTTGATTTCGGTGTCATTAGCCTTTCCTCAACAAAAAAAATTCACAGAATACTCTTGGCTCAGGAAAAAGAGATAAAGCCTGACGTAATAATTGCCACCTCTGGGCCTTCCTATTTCAAAAGTTTGTCCCCGCAAATTATTGGTTTCAATTTACCCTTGTATATTTATCCTGAGTCCCCATATTTAAAAGAATTAAGTCTTAAGAAAAAGTTGAAACTTTATCTAAAGAAGAGACTGCATTACTATTTTTTTAAGAGAGAAGCCGCTGCGTTTGTTACTCAAACCGATGATGTAAGAGAAAGGGTAAAGAAAGCTTTTAAAACCAATAAAGTTTATACCGTAACGAATACATACAGTAATTTCTATAAAAGGAAGGACGTTTTTCCCAATCTTTTGCCAGAACGCAAGGAAGGAGAGCTACGACTATTGACGGTTAGTTCTTACTATCCTCATAAAAATCTTGAAATAATTCCAGAAATTATAGGGCATTTAAAGAATAAAGGATTTAATAATATTCGTTTTGTAGTAACTTTGAAGGAAGAGGATTTTCATAAAATATTAGGGGGTGCTTCGGGAATAACCAATGTGGGCCCTCTGAACCCCGAGAAATGTCCTTCTTTATATAAGGAATGTGATTTTATGTTTTTGCCTACCTTGGCCGAATGTTTTTCCGCTTCTTATCCTGAAGCTATGATTATGGAAAAGCCGATTATAACAACTGATTTAGGTTTTGCAAAATCCATTTGTGGAGAGGCGGCTTTGTATTATAAAGCCAAAGATGCTAATGCGGCGGCGGACGCTATTCTCCGCTTGATAAATGAAAGGGACCTGGCAGAAACATTGGTTCAAAAGGGATTAAAACAATTGCATCAGTTTGATTCCGCAAGGACCAGAGCTGAGAAATATTTAAAAATATGCAAAGAGATAAGTGAATATGACAAAAGAAAGTAA
- a CDS encoding glycosyltransferase family 4 protein: MKKMVFINQDVAYLMIDLINTFVDRGYECVLITGRLVEVKNPLNEKVRIDKIVKYRKDTVFNRIFTWVYSFFQIWYKVIFKYRKEELFIVGNPPLAPLLPLFCSNGYYQLVFDLDLQRVLDIGFVKKVKPLRILWERIITKVLSDAKGVFTITDGMAKILQQYTIGQQVIVMPLWTTYSDFKPVLRENNSFIKDHHLEDKFVVMYSGNLGLSSGVEPLLEVANRTKNKNILFLIVGEGLRKKDLIKKKEEYRLNNCLFLPWQEPNVLPFSLTSADIAVVSLAGSEANRSIPSKIFNNMAVGNPILAITSKKSDLATLVENYDVGRVFESGEIQEITDFIDMLSADKEMQLFYREQSRATAKKFTSSNTNIIVDAVNRNDLQPTT, from the coding sequence ATGAAGAAAATGGTGTTTATCAATCAGGATGTAGCATATCTAATGATTGATTTGATTAATACATTTGTAGATAGAGGATACGAATGTGTATTAATAACGGGTAGACTTGTGGAGGTTAAAAACCCTCTAAATGAAAAGGTAAGAATAGATAAAATAGTCAAATATCGAAAAGACACTGTTTTTAATAGAATCTTTACTTGGGTTTATAGTTTTTTCCAAATTTGGTATAAAGTGATTTTTAAATACCGAAAGGAGGAACTTTTTATCGTGGGTAATCCACCCCTCGCTCCTTTGCTTCCGCTTTTTTGTTCAAACGGTTATTATCAATTGGTGTTTGATTTGGACCTTCAACGGGTTCTCGACATTGGTTTTGTAAAAAAAGTGAAGCCCTTGAGAATTTTGTGGGAAAGGATTATAACAAAAGTACTCAGTGACGCTAAGGGCGTTTTTACCATTACAGATGGGATGGCAAAAATATTGCAGCAATATACCATAGGCCAGCAAGTTATAGTTATGCCTCTTTGGACTACCTATTCTGATTTTAAGCCTGTACTTAGGGAGAATAATTCTTTTATAAAAGATCACCATTTGGAAGACAAATTTGTCGTAATGTATTCTGGTAATCTAGGTTTATCAAGTGGGGTGGAACCACTTTTAGAAGTTGCCAATAGAACAAAGAATAAAAATATCCTTTTTTTAATCGTTGGAGAAGGATTGAGAAAGAAGGATTTAATCAAAAAGAAAGAAGAGTATCGCTTAAATAATTGTTTATTTTTGCCGTGGCAAGAACCAAATGTGCTGCCTTTTTCGTTAACTTCTGCAGACATAGCGGTTGTTAGTCTAGCAGGATCAGAGGCTAATCGTTCTATTCCCAGTAAAATTTTCAATAATATGGCCGTGGGAAATCCGATTCTCGCCATTACCAGTAAAAAATCTGATCTCGCAACATTGGTTGAGAACTATGATGTGGGAAGAGTTTTTGAATCTGGAGAAATTCAAGAAATCACGGATTTTATAGACATGCTAAGTGCGGACAAAGAAATGCAGCTTTTTTATCGGGAGCAATCAAGGGCGACGGCTAAAAAATTCACCTCATCCAATACGAATATTATAGTAGATGCCGTTAATCGTAATGATTTACAACCAACAACTTAA
- a CDS encoding sugar-transfer associated ATP-grasp domain-containing protein, giving the protein MKAIDRTLYLGYYFKKMNWGLLNKFLTHTSKLTGRGKMSLWMDAINCVYKYNISLLEYFQFRFFEKSARERAEWAGSGFMYEYQLKMNPRSKREVLEDKVHFFKFYGDLTGRAFATLEELKNKQKSIEVFKNKAQKVVIKEIAGGCGKGLEILDLNKISNQDLINRMESTGNHLAEDFVDQHDSLNKLSSSALNTIRVITQIDENGNAYVVDSRLRVSVNSIVDNLAAGNIVVGIDLDSGKVNTDGVYSDITKKPVSHHPVSGIKFIGYELPHWQEVIDLTTKAAEMMSEYNKSVGWDIGITNEKPVLIEGNHDWCKLVWQLPIEKGLKSKLEKYY; this is encoded by the coding sequence ATGAAAGCCATTGACCGAACACTTTATCTTGGGTATTATTTCAAAAAAATGAATTGGGGACTTCTGAATAAGTTCCTGACCCATACTTCAAAATTAACCGGTCGAGGGAAAATGAGCTTGTGGATGGATGCCATTAATTGTGTTTATAAATACAATATTTCCCTTCTGGAGTATTTTCAATTTCGTTTCTTCGAAAAAAGTGCTCGGGAAAGAGCGGAATGGGCCGGGTCAGGTTTTATGTATGAATACCAATTGAAAATGAATCCAAGGAGTAAAAGAGAGGTATTGGAGGATAAAGTCCATTTTTTCAAATTCTATGGCGATCTTACGGGAAGAGCCTTTGCTACTTTAGAGGAATTGAAGAACAAGCAGAAAAGTATAGAGGTTTTTAAAAACAAGGCGCAGAAGGTAGTAATTAAAGAGATTGCGGGAGGATGTGGAAAAGGTTTGGAAATACTGGATTTGAATAAAATATCCAATCAAGATCTGATAAATCGGATGGAAAGCACAGGTAATCACTTAGCCGAGGATTTTGTGGACCAGCATGATTCCTTAAATAAGCTTTCCTCCAGCGCTCTTAATACCATAAGGGTCATTACACAAATTGATGAAAATGGAAATGCATATGTCGTCGATTCACGACTGCGGGTTTCTGTTAATTCAATAGTAGATAATTTGGCCGCAGGAAATATCGTGGTGGGAATAGATTTGGATTCCGGAAAAGTGAATACTGACGGGGTATATAGTGATATTACCAAAAAACCAGTATCCCATCATCCTGTAAGTGGAATAAAATTTATTGGTTACGAACTACCTCATTGGCAGGAGGTTATTGATTTGACAACAAAAGCAGCTGAAATGATGTCCGAGTACAATAAATCCGTAGGTTGGGACATAGGCATTACCAATGAAAAGCCTGTGCTGATTGAAGGTAATCACGATTGGTGCAAACTAGTCTGGCAATTGCCAATAGAAAAAGGTTTAAAATCAAAACTGGAAAAATATTATTAA